From the Sebastes fasciatus isolate fSebFas1 chromosome 3, fSebFas1.pri, whole genome shotgun sequence genome, one window contains:
- the hmx4 gene encoding H6 family homeobox 4 has product MNKVDAPCRPAAASLKFTIDNILNLKTSGRNCDSCHHHHPSGLQDDSACRATRKDALQRHHEEHIVSQQQRQDPGSRLNHKELITDRTGASESVVISRSGDAHKVTEEARFESGDSSCDDSSSTTTTTTTTATTDTHKGGSKKSKIITKKKTRTIFSKRQIFQLESTFDMKRYLSSAERACLASSLQLTETQVKIWFQNRRNKLKRQISTEIDGPVSDYPETVKPVSVGQLPALYKESNLLGRCLLPMPLPIVYPGSSTPYLCFTNASKYFSLYDGDV; this is encoded by the exons ATGAACAAAGTGGACGCGCCATGCAGACCCGCCGCCGCCTCTCTCAAATTCACTATTGACAACATCCTCAACCTCAAGACGAGCGGGAGGAACTGTGACAGCTGTCATCACCACCACCCCTCCGGGTTGCAGGATGACTCGGCCTGCAGGGCGACGCGTAAAGACGCTCTCCAGAGGCACCACGAGGAGCACATAGTAtcccagcagcagagacagGACCCGGGCAGCAGGCTCAACCACAAAG AGTTGATCACTGACCGCACCGGAGCGTCGGAGTCGGTCGTCATCAGCCGCAGCGGAGACGCGCACAAAGTGACCGAGGAGGCGCGCTTCGAGAGCGGCGACAGCAGCTGCGACGACAGcagctccaccaccaccactaccaccaccacggCGACCACGGACACCCACAAGGGGGGCAGCAAGAAAAGCAAAATCATCACGAAAAAGAAGACGCGCACTATTTTTTCCAAGAGACAGATCTTCCAGTTGGAGTCTACCTTCGACATGAAACGCTACCTGAGCAGCGCAGAGCGCGCCTGCCTCGCGAGCTCCCTGCAGCTCACGGAGACGCAGGTGAAAATATGGTTTCAGAACCGCAGGAATAAGTTGAAACGGCAAATCTCCACCGAGATCGACGGACCTGTTAGCGATTACCCCGAGACTGTGAAGCCGGTGTCGGTGGGTCAGCTGCCGGCCTTGTACAAGGAGAGCAACCTGCTGGGCAGATGCCTGCTGCCCATGCCTCTACCCATCGTCTACCCGGGCAGTAGCACGCCTTACCTCTGCTTCACTAACGCCAGCAAGTACTTCAGCCTGTACGATGGGGACGTATGA